DNA sequence from the Vicia villosa cultivar HV-30 ecotype Madison, WI linkage group LG3, Vvil1.0, whole genome shotgun sequence genome:
AGGCAGGGGAGACTATGTGCTTAAAGAGAAattaatattgttaaaatataGACTCAAGTGGTGGAACATTAATAGTTTTTGAAGAATGGGTTTGGAGATTGATGAAGGGATGAAGGAGATGAATGAATTGGATGAATGGGAAGAAGGTACCAATTTGATAACGGATCAAGAGGAAGTCACAACTAAAAGGAAAAAAGCTAGTTGCAAGTTTTGGTTGAATTTGAAGATCATGGAGAACATGCTTATCCAAAACTCGAGATTGAAATGGCTAAACGAAGGAGACAACAACAATAATTTCTTCCATTCGATTATGAAATCTAGTAGGCGGCTAAATCACATTGGTCCAATCATGACTCGATCGGGCATTGCTGATTCGGTGGAGGGGATAAAAGAGGAGGTCatgaaagaggattttgtaagaTGCTTCTCTTATTTTCATTCTTACCCCTTACTGTCAAGGTCATCTGTTTCTTCTTTTTTAACTTTGATACCTAAGTCCTCGAATCCCTTGGGGTTAGATGATTATAGGCTGATTTGCCTTGTGGGTGGCATATATAAAGCTATTTCTAAGCTCTTGGCTTCTagaatcaagttggagtgttAGTTGCAAACGAGGTAGTGGATTACGCCAAAAGGGAATGGAAGGAATGTTTACTTTTCAAGGTGGATTTTGAGAAAGCTTATGACAAAGTGAATTGGAATTATCTTAGATTCATTCTCAAGAACATGGGTTTCAATGAGAGGTGGATGCGGTGGATGGAGGCGTTGATATTTTTAGTGGAATGTTGGTTCTTGTTAACGGAAGCCCTACTAAGCAGTTTCCGGTCGAGAGGGgattgagacaaggagatcctctttgtccttttctttttgttctagCCACAGATGGTCAAAGGAGCTTGGGGAGTAAGGCGGTTGAAAATAGAGACTTCTCGGGTTTCCCCATCAAAGGGAGTTGTTTGATTGATATTCTTCAATTCACCGACGATACTATTTTGGTGGGAGACGGCAGTTGGAACCACCTTCTGGCTATTAAAGCGATTTTGAAAGGTTTCGAAATGGTTTTCGGCATGGGGATTAATTTTCGTAAGAGTAAGCTCATAGGCATAAATATTCCTTCGAATAGGGTGGATATAGCTTCGGCGTTCCATGGTTGTCAAAAGGAAAGTTCGTACTTTGTTTTTCTCGGCATCCCTATTGGTTCCAATCCTAGAAGTTTGTCTTTGTGGAGAGGTCTTCTTCAAAGGTGAAGAAACGGTTCGAAGAGTGGAAGGGGAGGTTCCTTAGCATTGGAGGTAGATTAACTCTTCTAAAAATGGTGTTGACTAGCCTTTCTATTTTTAAGCTTTCATTTAACAAAGCTATGCCATTTTCGTCAAGAAGTTTAAAAAGATTCAAAGCGACTCTCTTTGGAGTGGGGTGGAGGAGAGAAGAAgaattcattgggttagttggagagATGTTTGTCTTCCGGTAGATAAAGGGGGCTCGCGCTGAAAAGGATTGATGATATCAACGCCGCGCTTCTCCAAAAGTGCAGGTGGAGGATTTTGGAGAATTTAGACTCTTTGTGGTATAACGTATTAAAGTCGTGTTTCGACGATATCAATTTGTTAATGGCTAACGTTGATGGTCTTAGCCGGAAGGGCGGTAAGGACTCGTTATGGTGGAgagatttaattattattgttgtgaAAAATTCGGAGAATTTTTTACGGATAATTATCGTTTCAACATAGGCAACGGTTTCACAACTTCATTTTGGTTTAGCAATTGGACGGGGAATCTCAGTTTTAGCGCTCGCTTTCCGCTGctcttttctttttcaggttTGAAATACGCTGCTATTGCGAGTATGGGAGGCTGGTCCACCACCGGTTGGCAGTGGGGCAACTTGGGCCTTCCAAACGTTTTCCCGCAGCTGGCTGTTGGCGATATATTGCTGCAGAATTCGGTTCTCGCGCAACAGGAGCCTGCTGTCCAGCTGCAGCAGTTATTCGACATCCTGAGTCATTTCGATCCGGTGGCAAACGAGAGGGGCACGGTATTATGGAGAGCGACTCTGGATGGTATTTTCTCTGTCAGTAGCTTTTTTCAACTGTTGACTACGTCCCGCATTCCTTTTGGTCCGATTTACATATTCCGAATAAGGTGAAAGTTTTTGTGTGGTGTTGTTGTATCAATAGGAATCCTACAATTGATCCTCTTCCTTCTAGGGGAGTTTCCATTAGTATTGGCGACCGcaagtgtgttttttgtggtgGTTGCATCGAGACTTTGAATCATTCTTTGTTGGAGTGTAAAGTAGCTAGTCTTATTTGAAGGGATATTGGTGAGTAGATAGGCTTTAAGAATCCTAATTTCAAGTGTTTTAAAGAGAGCTTCTTATCTTGGAGATCCTTTTGTCTCGGCGCCAAGGTGAGAGTCGGGAAGGAGGGGATGGTTTGAATGGCTACATGTTAGAGCATGTGAATTTTGAAGAATGGGATTATCTTCAGAAAAGATATGTGGAACGTTTTAGACATTGTGTGGAGCATCAAAGCAACGGTTTGGAGATGGATGTTCATCGAAAAAAATACTCATCCAAATTGCAATTTCTACGAATTTAGCAAAtttcctttgttttatttatcttgAAATGCAATTTGTGTGTAATCTTTCTTTTTTTCGAGCTTGGTCTCGTTCTCTTTTGTAATCCGGTTGAGAACACATAGTTCTCTTTGCAATATATTTGGCTTAAAAAAAAGGATAACAATTTTATGTTATATTCAGTTAAGAAAAAATTATCAAGATTATTCTATGAGTACTTTATatagaaaataatttaatattttttataaatacaacTATTTAACAGAATAATAAGAATGCATAAACGTTTTTATAATATGTATTATGTATGGAAAATGGGATAAGAAGTACTTGAAAATTCATATAATCTTTATCACACATTATAGTTATACAAAAGATTCAAACCATAACATTCTTTCACACCTTATAGTTATACAAAAGAGTCAAATTACACTACAATCACACCAGTATTCAAATACAGACCAAAATCATTAGTTTTATTTCAAACAACAATACAACACAACAAATACCTCTATAGAAGAACACCCTTAAAACTTGATGGTGGAACCATCTTCCAAATAACATTAACAAGGTCAAGGAATAACGGAAACTGCACAACTGCATAGAATGCGACAGGTATGGAAATGGAAATATACAAATAGAATAATATACCTCCATTTGTATATTTATCACTGAGCACAAAAAAATGTCCAGCAGAGAAAGAAATATACATAGAAACAATGGATACGAAGAGAGAACTCAAGCCAAAAAGAAGCTTCATTGGCAAGTTTAAACGAAAGTCGTCGATTTCTTTTCGAGAAGTGAGTATAGAAAGGAACATGATGAGTGCAGTGACAGAGAAGTAAAGTCCAATTAAGGAAGATATAGCGAATCCTTCAAATGCAGGTTGTCCTGCTAATGTTGGTTCTCCTGATTGTTGATTTCCACCAGGTACACTGCCTGATGTTGAAAAGGATACACCAGCAATGAGTGCTGCTACTACTGAGCATGATTCTGCTGTGTCTCTCAACCAATCAACACTTTTTTCTAAAAGTTCTTTGTGGTGCTCCTTAAATATTTCACTTGGGGTCTTTTTATCTTCGTTTGTTCTATTACTGAAATGCTCTGGTACTAGTTCTTTTATGTACTATACCAGAAAATATATGTTAATGCTACTTAAAAAATGTGACATTTAAAAAAATAGTGAAAAGTTATAAATAAAATCAGGACTCTCAAAATTTTGCGGGCTCTATCTAGGCTAGCCATGATTCAACcgtaacaaaacaaaataaaaaccttATTTAACCatcattttctttgaaaaattataCGGGACCATATTTGGTAATATTATAACCTTGGAAAATTGGGAGCACTTTGTTGTAGTCCACTTTACGCGcattcaaatattattattatgattaaacTATAAACATACCTTATACCATTTGATGTCCCACATCATTTGCAGCGCAACACCAGGTATCCTCCAAGTATTTTCTCTCTGGAATGATGTATATGCGGCCCAGTGTAACATGGTATTCTCATTTTTATCAAATTGTAGACTTAGGTGATCAAAGACTTCAGGAAGTAACTTCTTCGTCAACATTTGAATAACACGTGGTTGCCTATTCTTTACAGCCAAAAGCAATACATTTTCATTATTAGAGTTAGTTTCAAAAACCACACTCGGAATAATTTCTTGAAGCTTTTCCACCATCTCAGTTATTCCATTACTTGCTGCAATCAAGTATGAATAGTCGTTTACATCACTCTTGCCTCCAGTTTTAATATAATTCATCGCTGCCAGTAATAATCCTCTCTTATCAGATGTAATAGGTACAGTAGAATCAAGTCCATCCATAATTTCTTTAAAGCCACTTTTAACTATTGCAATTAATGTTGTATCTTCTCCATCAATGTTTTCTGaatcatcaatttttttattttcttttgtcttttgagTTGTGGTATCACCTGaaaatatacaaataatgatTATTTCATTCTTTATGTTTTAATCGTATTTTTATCTTCATTAATTTGTTTTTACGTATGGTTATTTTATTTACCTCTCTTTTGTTGGCGCTCGGGATAATCTTGATTCTTTAGAGCCTCAGATTTCAAGTTGTGATCAGTTTTTTTGTTACCATCTTGATCATCGTCATAACCCATGTATGAATGAACATcagttttcaaaaattgtttaaaGAGCAGATCACCATATTTGTGCTTCATTTTAATAGTCCTTAtttcctttaagcctgcaaaaTTAGTTAAGCAAAAGATCACTAATTGATCGAGTTATGTAAACAAACTTATAAAAGAGTGCACTATAAATGTATACTTAAATCAAAGCATGTAAAGTTAATGTTCAAAGGGCTTAATATACTTACCCAAAATTGATAGGCCTGTCCATGCGAGTTCAGACTCTTTAGAAGGTCGTACATACTTTTTAGAAATTTTTATTCCGTAGTATTCTTCTAAAGTGGTAACTGATGATGGATGTTGTATCTTGTCTTTCCCTTTTAATTCACTAACTGATTTGCGCCGAAGGCACAAATTTATACAAATATCATCACATCCTTTATCTGCAAAATTGACACATCTTTAGAAAGTAATAGTGAGCTCCAATAAGTAGACTAAGAAGTTACTTTGTTTTATCAGTTCATCAAAATTCTCATATAAAatggaaaagaaaatgaaaatgaaaaatagacTAGACCTAATAAACTTAGCTTTGCTCGAACTAAAACAAGTGGTTACAACTAATTATAACTGACCCTACAACTAACTAAAAATTGTTATAATTGAAAATGAAACTGTAAAATAACTGCAACAATAATGTCATAAGTAAATTGGGTCAAATATACTTGAAAAGGAAACTTGAGAACTATTAATAGTTAATAAAGGAAAAGAGATCATAAGAGCTAGTTCATCAGCAtacctttcttttcattttctttctctttgtttTCATCCTTGTTTAGAAACGATTCCAATATAGTAATTTCGTCGTTATGGATTATAGGAACACCTTTATCACCAAAATTTTGTAAATAACATTAAATATTTATTCATGACATTTGACAGAAAGGCTTAAGTAATGCTAAAAAATATAATTTGGCTTTCCATGCTATCTCGTTTCACCCAATGGAAAGTGGTATGGTGTTTCTAAGCTCCTTTAATGTTAA
Encoded proteins:
- the LOC131656653 gene encoding uncharacterized protein LOC131656653, which produces MAHNFSSLSEDQFSRDDEIVELSQLGREEDEESVDLSPQVLKDDDIKEFQKKVMANKWGKVIENYKADNKYHTVEIKGRGTALHVAVNVAPKHVVQDLINAIEKHDDNSGSVKIRNEIGDTPLHLAAYRGLTDMCEAIIGKKGERKALIREKNKKGETPLFCAVCAHKSLVFLYLKQFYPRDLEIAVDGKQTSILHVAIQREMFDLANIIMHCYKELITKKDKHGNVPLAILATRTSAFKSGSSLPWWKNIVYYCVPIIHNDEITILESFLNKDENKEKENEKKDKGCDDICINLCLRRKSVSELKGKDKIQHPSSVTTLEEYYGIKISKKYVRPSKESELAWTGLSILGLKEIRTIKMKHKYGDLLFKQFLKTDVHSYMGYDDDQDGNKKTDHNLKSEALKNQDYPERQQKRGDTTTQKTKENKKIDDSENIDGEDTTLIAIVKSGFKEIMDGLDSTVPITSDKRGLLLAAMNYIKTGGKSDVNDYSYLIAASNGITEMVEKLQEIIPSVVFETNSNNENVLLLAVKNRQPRVIQMLTKKLLPEVFDHLSLQFDKNENTMLHWAAYTSFQRENTWRIPGVALQMMWDIKWYKYIKELVPEHFSNRTNEDKKTPSEIFKEHHKELLEKSVDWLRDTAESCSVVAALIAGVSFSTSGSVPGGNQQSGEPTLAGQPAFEGFAISSLIGLYFSVTALIMFLSILTSRKEIDDFRLNLPMKLLFGLSSLFVSIVSMYISFSAGHFFVLSDKYTNGGILFYLYISISIPVAFYAVVQFPLFLDLVNVIWKMVPPSSFKGVLL